In Pyrus communis chromosome 11, drPyrComm1.1, whole genome shotgun sequence, the sequence TTTTGACCAGATTCCCCATTtcccttaattttcttttggacttaactatttgattatcttcttttttttaattttcaatttgtttgaCTTTCTCTTTCTCTGAAGCTCATGTTTAtctgttactttttttttggcATATCATCGATCATCAGTTACCCGGCAGGACTGACAATGAAATAAAGAACTACTGGAATACTAGAATGAAGCGTCGCCAGAGAGCCGGTTTGCCAGTTTACCCTCGTGACCTTCAACAAGAAGCACCGGCTGCCGCCTTCCAGTACCACCACCAACTTAGAcattcttcttcgtcttctgcTTCTTCATTCTCATCACTCCTCTCTTCCTCTCAGCCTTGGGAACCTAACAATTTCAGTCCCTCGCAGCTTTCTCTTTACGACCACATCACAAGTACTTTCTCCTCCAACTCAGACCACCAAAACCCTAATAACAATTACTTTCTTCAAAACCACCACcacatttcttcttctctttacTCCAATCCCATGACTCAATTCCATGGAAATGGTGGCTTTGCTATGCCTTTGTCCCCGGTTTCTCCATTCGGGTCGTCATCGTCTTCAGCTCTCTTCAACCAAAGCAACATTCCAAACCAAGCCTTAATAGGTCAGTACAGTTCTCATGGAGGGTTTGGTGGTTACAACAATCTTAGTCTGAGCTCCATGATCATGGGGACTCCTACTTATGACCCAACCCCTTTGGTTCAAGGGTCCAAAGAGCTCCCTTCCAACCAAACACTGCTGAGTATTAATGGCCTCGGTGAGGGTCAGATGGGGGGCTCAGGCTATACCGCTGGAGATCACTATGAAATTGCACCTGTGCCGTCCCAAGGGAATAGTGGTCTGTTGGATGATGTTTTGGTGGAGGCTCAGAATAAATCGAATAAGAAAGCAAAGAGTGGCAACAGCTGTTCGTCAGGGTGGTCCAGTAAAGAGAAAGGTCTTATGgtggaagaggaggaagaggagggggAAGAGTCAGCTGAGAAGGAGGCCGAAGACACCGTGCAGGTTGAATCGAAGAGTAGCGGCGAGAATAGTGCTGACAATCAGAGGGATGGTAGCTCCTCTCCGTCAGCAATTGGTAAATACAAAAACTTTTGCATGCCTTTTGTGTTTTAGTGTAATTAATAGTGTCATCAAAATTGTTCACCAAATTGAATAGAAGAGTACGCATGTTATGGTAATATTATCTTGTTAGACTAATGTTATATTGTACAACACATTTAT encodes:
- the LOC137749311 gene encoding transcription factor MYB101-like, whose protein sequence is MMLNSGVLDGVHEVAVGAQRGGSHHHHHQRGLKKGPWTAAEDAILIEYVKKHGEGNWNAVQKNSGLARCGKSCRLRWANHLRPNLKKGSLSPEEEKLIIELHAKFGNKWARMASQNHHHISSSLYSNPMTQFHGNGGFAMPLSPVSPFGSSSSSALFNQSNIPNQALIGQYSSHGGFGGYNNLSLSSMIMGTPTYDPTPLVQGSKELPSNQTLLSINGLGEGQMGGSGYTAGDHYEIAPVPSQGNSGLLDDVLVEAQNKSNKKAKSGNSCSSGWSSKEKGLMVEEEEEEGEESAEKEAEDTVQVESKSSGENSADNQRDGSSSPSAIGMKQNEDPLEEMDDDLLSLLNFPSAPAVSESWYVQGCMSNRASMSGVVTSDNVSLEIQQNAPLTPSVKTNTAAASEVKRSLGSCYWNNMPGIC